A window of Kineosporia sp. NBRC 101731 contains these coding sequences:
- a CDS encoding ketosynthase chain-length factor, with protein sequence MNAVAVTGLSVAAPNGLGTDNFWEATKNGVSGIGPVTRFDATPYPARLAGEVPGFVAADHLASRLLPQTDHMTRIALVTADWALDDAGVKPGDIDEFDMGVVTASSAGGYEFGQNELQALWSKGSQYVSAYQSFAWFYAVNSGQISIRHGMRGPSGVVVSDQAGGLDAIAHARRQIRKGSKLILSGGVDASICPWGWAAQLAGGRLSTVNDATTAFLPFDAAAGGHVSGEGGALLVLEDAQEAGRRGSHVYGEIAGYGSTFDLRTESGGSSGLERAVRVALADARVGADAVDVVFADAAAVPELDRAEAQAIGAVFGARGVPVTAPKTMTGRLNSGGAPLDVVAALLSIRDGVIPPTVNVTAAPELELDLVTQARAVPVRTALVLARGQGGFNSALVVRG encoded by the coding sequence ATGAACGCCGTCGCGGTCACCGGCCTGAGCGTCGCCGCCCCCAACGGCCTGGGCACCGACAACTTCTGGGAGGCGACGAAGAACGGCGTCTCCGGCATCGGCCCGGTCACCCGGTTCGACGCCACCCCCTACCCGGCCCGTCTGGCCGGGGAGGTGCCCGGGTTCGTCGCCGCCGACCACCTGGCCAGCCGCCTGCTCCCACAGACCGACCACATGACCCGCATCGCGCTGGTCACGGCCGACTGGGCCCTCGACGACGCCGGCGTGAAACCCGGCGACATCGACGAGTTCGACATGGGCGTGGTCACCGCCAGTTCGGCCGGCGGCTACGAGTTCGGGCAGAACGAGCTCCAGGCCCTGTGGAGCAAGGGCAGCCAGTACGTCAGCGCCTACCAGTCGTTCGCCTGGTTCTACGCCGTCAACAGCGGCCAGATCTCCATCCGGCACGGCATGCGCGGTCCGAGCGGTGTGGTGGTCAGCGACCAGGCCGGTGGTCTCGACGCGATCGCCCACGCCCGCCGCCAGATCCGCAAGGGAAGCAAGCTCATCCTCTCCGGCGGTGTCGACGCCTCGATCTGCCCGTGGGGCTGGGCCGCCCAGCTCGCCGGTGGTCGCCTCAGCACGGTGAACGACGCCACCACGGCGTTCCTGCCCTTCGACGCCGCCGCCGGCGGTCACGTCTCCGGCGAGGGCGGTGCCCTGCTCGTGCTGGAAGACGCGCAGGAGGCCGGTCGTCGCGGCAGCCACGTCTACGGGGAGATCGCCGGGTACGGATCCACGTTCGACCTGCGCACCGAGTCCGGAGGCTCGTCCGGGCTGGAACGGGCCGTGCGCGTCGCGCTCGCCGATGCCCGGGTGGGCGCCGACGCGGTGGACGTGGTGTTCGCCGACGCGGCCGCCGTGCCGGAACTCGACCGGGCCGAGGCCCAGGCGATCGGGGCGGTCTTCGGTGCCCGGGGCGTTCCGGTGACGGCGCCCAAGACCATGACGGGCCGCCTGAACTCCGGTGGTGCGCCGCTGGACGTGGTGGCGGCGCTGCTGAGCATCCGGGACGGCGTCATCCCGCCGACCGTGAACGTCACGGCCGCGCCGGAACTCGAGCTGGACCTGGTGACGCAGGCCCGGGCCGTCCCGGTACGTACGGCCCTCGTGCTGGCGCGGGGCCAGGGCGGGTTCAACTCCGCGCTCGTCGTTCGTGGCTGA
- a CDS encoding TcmI family type II polyketide cyclase — protein MHSTLIVARMLPQSGDDVAQLFADFDGTDLPHRMGTVRRQLFSYRGLYFHLQDFATPTGGEAIEEAKTDPAFVRISDDLKPFIEAYDPSTWRSPKDAMASRFYHWSQS, from the coding sequence ATGCACAGCACCCTGATCGTGGCCCGGATGCTCCCGCAGTCCGGTGACGACGTGGCCCAGCTCTTCGCCGACTTCGACGGCACCGACCTGCCGCACCGGATGGGCACCGTCCGCCGGCAGCTGTTCTCCTACCGCGGCCTGTACTTCCACCTCCAGGACTTCGCCACGCCGACCGGTGGCGAGGCGATCGAGGAGGCCAAGACCGACCCGGCGTTCGTGCGGATCAGCGACGACCTCAAGCCGTTCATCGAGGCCTACGACCCCAGCACCTGGCGGTCGCCGAAAGACGCCATGGCAAGCCGCTTCTACCACTGGAGCCAGTCGTGA
- a CDS encoding acyl carrier protein: MSDKAFHLNDLRRILRAGAGTPEGVDLDSDILDTEFEVLGYESLALLETCGRIEREYGISLDDDLVVDATTPRAVIDLVNEQLSVGSV, translated from the coding sequence ATGTCTGACAAGGCTTTCCATCTGAACGACCTGCGCCGCATCCTGCGCGCCGGGGCCGGTACGCCCGAGGGCGTGGACCTCGACTCCGACATCCTCGACACCGAGTTCGAGGTGCTGGGTTACGAGTCGCTGGCCCTGCTGGAGACCTGCGGCCGGATCGAGCGGGAGTACGGCATCAGTCTCGACGACGACCTGGTCGTCGACGCGACCACCCCCCGGGCCGTGATCGACCTGGTGAACGAGCAGCTGTCCGTGGGGAGCGTCTGA
- a CDS encoding FAD-dependent monooxygenase — MNSEEVVATEVLIAGAGPVGLMLAGELRLAGVEVIVLERLDEPTGESRGLGFTARTLEVFDQRGLLSRFGDIQVTDLGHFGGLPVDFSVLGTPHAGGAKAVPQSDTEAMLEAWAGELGAGIRRGHSVVGLEEDADGVTVEAENASGRMRFRAKYLVGADGGRSFVRKAAGFDFPGTASTQEMFLGDVKGADIQTRMIGETLPGGMVMAGPLGDGVFRIIVCERGTEPKKRDAPPSWDEVSSAWERLTGQDISGGTPLWLSAFGNAARLATEYRRGRVLLAGDAAHIHLPAGGQGMNTGVQDAVNLGWKLAAVTKGTAPDTLLDTYHDERHAVGVRLLMNTQAQGLLFLSGDEVQPLRDVMKELITFDVVSKHLAGMVSGLAIDYGSGPGEHPLVGLRMPDVELVGAEGKTRTSTLLRSGRGVLLDLGEGLAAQGWADRVDVVVAFPHELGPDNALEGIGALLIRPDGHVAWAAPGPVALPQALERWFGPAIPEN, encoded by the coding sequence ATGAACAGCGAAGAAGTCGTCGCAACCGAAGTGCTGATCGCGGGAGCCGGGCCGGTCGGCCTGATGCTCGCCGGGGAGCTGCGCCTGGCGGGCGTCGAGGTGATCGTGCTGGAACGGCTGGACGAGCCGACCGGGGAGTCGCGAGGGCTCGGCTTCACCGCCCGCACCCTGGAGGTGTTCGACCAGCGCGGCCTGCTGTCGCGCTTCGGTGACATCCAGGTCACCGACCTGGGCCATTTCGGCGGTCTGCCGGTTGATTTCAGCGTGCTCGGCACGCCCCACGCCGGTGGGGCCAAGGCCGTGCCGCAGTCCGACACCGAGGCCATGCTCGAGGCATGGGCCGGTGAACTGGGCGCCGGCATCCGCCGCGGTCACAGCGTGGTGGGGCTCGAGGAAGACGCCGACGGCGTCACGGTCGAGGCCGAGAACGCCTCCGGCAGGATGCGATTCCGGGCGAAGTACCTCGTCGGCGCCGACGGTGGGCGCAGTTTCGTGCGCAAGGCAGCCGGTTTCGACTTCCCGGGCACCGCGTCCACGCAGGAGATGTTCCTGGGCGACGTGAAGGGCGCCGACATCCAGACCCGGATGATCGGGGAGACCCTGCCCGGCGGCATGGTGATGGCCGGCCCGCTGGGCGACGGCGTCTTCCGCATCATCGTCTGCGAGCGCGGCACCGAGCCGAAGAAGCGGGACGCGCCGCCGAGCTGGGACGAGGTGTCCAGCGCCTGGGAGCGGCTCACCGGGCAGGACATCAGTGGTGGGACACCGCTGTGGCTGAGCGCTTTCGGTAATGCCGCGCGGCTGGCCACGGAGTACCGCCGGGGCCGTGTGCTGCTGGCCGGCGACGCCGCGCACATTCATCTGCCCGCCGGTGGGCAGGGCATGAACACGGGTGTGCAGGACGCGGTGAACCTGGGCTGGAAGCTGGCCGCGGTGACGAAGGGCACGGCCCCGGACACCCTGCTGGACACGTACCACGACGAGCGCCACGCCGTCGGGGTGCGGTTGCTGATGAACACCCAGGCCCAGGGCCTGCTGTTCCTCAGTGGCGACGAGGTGCAGCCGCTGCGTGACGTGATGAAGGAGCTGATCACCTTCGACGTGGTCAGCAAGCATCTCGCGGGCATGGTCAGCGGCCTGGCCATCGACTACGGCTCCGGTCCGGGCGAGCATCCGCTGGTCGGGCTGCGGATGCCCGACGTGGAACTGGTCGGGGCCGAGGGCAAGACCCGCACCTCCACGCTGCTGCGCAGCGGGCGCGGGGTGCTGCTGGACCTGGGGGAGGGCCTGGCCGCGCAGGGCTGGGCCGACCGCGTCGACGTCGTCGTGGCCTTCCCGCACGAGCTCGGGCCGGACAACGCGCTGGAGGGCATCGGCGCCCTGCTGATCCGGCCCGACGGTCACGTGGCCTGGGCGGCGCCCGGCCCGGTGGCGCTCCCGCAGGCCCTGGAGCGCTGGTTCGGCCCGGCCATCCCCGAGAACTGA
- the fabG gene encoding 3-oxoacyl-ACP reductase FabG: MTRPIALVSGGNRGIGRATVLRLVSDGYDVAFCYRRDADSARSLEKEVAEAGAQAIGRQVDVTDPAAVNEWVAAVEKEIGPIQVAVTSAGIIKDAPTILMKDEDWHSVIDINLSGTFNVCRAAAFPMVRRRSGSIVNISSVVGIHGNVAQSNYAASKAGIFGFTKALSKEVGRFGVRVNAIAPGFIQTDMVSGLTEARKNSALERLSLQRFGVAEDVAHAVGYLVEAGYVTGSVLVVDGGLSL, translated from the coding sequence ATGACCCGCCCGATCGCCCTGGTCAGCGGCGGAAACCGCGGCATCGGGCGGGCCACCGTGCTGCGCCTGGTCAGCGACGGCTACGACGTGGCCTTCTGCTACCGGCGCGACGCCGACTCGGCGCGCTCGCTGGAGAAGGAGGTGGCCGAGGCCGGGGCACAGGCGATCGGCCGGCAGGTCGACGTCACCGACCCGGCCGCGGTGAACGAGTGGGTCGCGGCCGTGGAGAAGGAGATCGGGCCGATCCAGGTGGCCGTCACCAGCGCCGGGATCATCAAAGACGCCCCAACGATCCTGATGAAGGACGAGGACTGGCACTCGGTCATCGACATCAACCTCAGTGGCACCTTCAATGTCTGCCGGGCGGCGGCGTTCCCGATGGTGCGGCGCCGTTCGGGCAGCATCGTCAACATCTCCTCGGTCGTCGGCATCCACGGCAACGTGGCGCAGAGCAACTACGCCGCCTCGAAGGCCGGCATCTTCGGCTTCACCAAGGCCCTCTCCAAGGAGGTCGGCCGGTTCGGTGTGCGGGTCAATGCGATCGCGCCGGGCTTCATCCAGACCGACATGGTGTCGGGCCTGACCGAGGCCCGGAAGAACTCCGCGCTGGAACGTCTTTCGCTGCAGCGCTTCGGTGTCGCCGAAGACGTGGCCCACGCGGTCGGCTATCTCGTCGAGGCGGGGTACGTGACCGGCTCGGTGCTGGTCGTGGACGGTGGCCTGTCGCTATGA
- a CDS encoding beta-ketoacyl-[acyl-carrier-protein] synthase family protein, translating to MSRRVVITGVGVLAPGGVGVKNFWSLLSEGRTATRGITFFDPSPYRSQVAAEIDFDPEFHGLGPQQIRRMDRAAQFAVVAAREAVASSGLDLSSTDPARVGVTIGSAVGATMSLDQEYRVVSDDGRLDLVDHQYATPHLYDYFVPSSFAAEVAWEVGAGGSTTVVSTGCTSGLDSVGHAVELIREGSADTMIAGATDAPISPITMACFDAIKATTPRKDDPEHASRPFDATRNGFVLGEGAAVFVLEELGAARRRGAHIYAEIAGFASRCNAFHMTGLRADGRELSEAISTAMAEARMAPGQLDYINAHGSGTKQNDRHETAAFKTSLGQDAYRLPISSIKSMVGHSLGAIGSIEIAASVLAMENNVVPPTANLHTPDPDCDLDYVPLTARDWKTDAVLSVGSGFGGFQSAMVLARPDRSEG from the coding sequence GTGAGCCGCAGAGTCGTCATCACCGGGGTCGGGGTGCTGGCCCCCGGCGGGGTGGGGGTGAAGAACTTCTGGAGCCTGCTCAGCGAGGGCCGCACGGCCACCCGGGGCATCACGTTCTTCGACCCCAGCCCCTACCGGTCGCAGGTGGCCGCCGAGATCGACTTCGACCCCGAGTTCCACGGCCTGGGGCCGCAGCAGATCCGCCGGATGGACCGGGCCGCGCAGTTCGCCGTGGTCGCCGCCCGGGAGGCCGTGGCCTCCAGCGGCCTGGACCTCTCCAGCACCGACCCGGCCCGGGTCGGCGTCACGATCGGCAGCGCGGTCGGCGCCACCATGAGCCTCGACCAGGAGTACCGGGTAGTCAGTGACGACGGCCGCCTCGACCTGGTCGACCACCAGTACGCCACCCCGCACCTGTACGACTACTTCGTGCCGAGTTCGTTCGCGGCCGAGGTGGCCTGGGAGGTCGGCGCCGGGGGCTCCACCACGGTGGTCTCCACGGGCTGCACCTCGGGTCTGGACTCGGTCGGGCACGCCGTCGAGCTGATCCGGGAGGGTTCGGCCGACACGATGATCGCCGGCGCCACCGACGCGCCGATCTCCCCGATCACCATGGCCTGCTTCGACGCGATCAAGGCGACCACCCCGCGCAAGGACGACCCGGAACATGCGTCCCGGCCGTTCGACGCGACCCGCAACGGTTTCGTGCTCGGCGAGGGCGCCGCGGTGTTCGTGCTGGAGGAACTGGGGGCGGCCCGCCGCCGGGGCGCGCACATCTACGCCGAGATCGCCGGTTTCGCCAGCCGCTGCAACGCCTTCCACATGACCGGCCTGCGCGCCGACGGCCGGGAACTGTCCGAGGCCATCAGCACCGCGATGGCCGAGGCCCGGATGGCCCCCGGGCAGCTCGACTACATCAACGCCCACGGCTCGGGCACGAAGCAGAACGACCGGCACGAGACCGCCGCGTTCAAGACCAGCCTGGGGCAGGACGCGTACCGGCTGCCGATCAGCTCGATCAAATCGATGGTGGGGCACTCGCTGGGGGCGATCGGCTCGATCGAGATCGCCGCCTCGGTGCTGGCGATGGAGAACAACGTGGTGCCGCCGACAGCCAACCTGCACACCCCCGACCCGGACTGCGACCTCGACTACGTGCCGCTGACCGCGCGCGACTGGAAGACCGACGCCGTGCTCAGCGTGGGCAGCGGTTTCGGTGGCTTCCAGAGCGCCATGGTGCTGGCCCGTCCCGACCGGAGCGAAGGATGA
- a CDS encoding MFS transporter — MTESVRTQQESGPEVARPSLLIPVSALVLGLVMAALDQVIVGTALPTIVEDLGGLDLLAWVVTAYVVTSAATTPVWGKLGDLYGRRITFTTSISIFVVGSVLAGAAQTMEQLITFRAVQGIGAGGLMVGAFALVGDLASDPPTRVKLQTAIGAVLTAALASGPFVGGVLTDQLNWRWAFYINIPIGALALTAALVGLPRGKRRGNARFDYLGALALAVGIVGLTLTQWVGPEYGWGSWPMLILLVVSVLSIASLLRIESRAADPVLPPVLFTERDFNVAQVLGLFSGALMLVVMVYLPQYLQNVKGVTPTTSGLLVLPFLFGMIGAQMLSAPYLTRTGKYWPFPIAGGIVLLIGVPLLLLLDTGTPTAVASLLPFVTGVGAGLVLQSSLLLTFASAPIEDLGAASGMINLFRGLGGSLGVAVLGSFYTHRVEDQIATSGFPSAVVSGFHGVVLGSVVLSALLLVTGFFVTRRIIAGD; from the coding sequence ATGACCGAGAGCGTGAGAACCCAGCAGGAGAGTGGGCCGGAGGTCGCGCGGCCGTCCCTGCTCATACCCGTGAGCGCCCTGGTGCTGGGCCTGGTGATGGCGGCGCTCGACCAGGTGATCGTCGGTACGGCGCTGCCCACGATCGTCGAGGACCTGGGCGGGCTCGACCTGCTCGCCTGGGTGGTCACGGCCTATGTGGTCACGAGCGCGGCGACCACGCCGGTCTGGGGCAAGCTCGGCGACCTGTACGGGCGGCGCATCACCTTCACCACGTCGATCTCCATCTTCGTCGTCGGTTCCGTGCTCGCCGGCGCGGCGCAGACCATGGAGCAGCTGATCACCTTCCGGGCCGTGCAGGGCATCGGCGCGGGCGGGCTCATGGTGGGTGCCTTCGCGCTGGTGGGCGACCTGGCCTCCGACCCGCCGACCCGGGTGAAGCTGCAGACGGCCATCGGGGCGGTGCTCACGGCGGCGCTTGCCAGCGGCCCGTTCGTGGGCGGCGTGCTCACCGACCAGCTGAACTGGCGCTGGGCGTTCTACATCAACATCCCGATCGGCGCGCTCGCCCTGACGGCCGCCCTGGTCGGCCTTCCCCGCGGAAAGCGGCGGGGCAACGCCCGGTTCGACTACCTGGGCGCGCTCGCGCTGGCTGTCGGTATCGTCGGCCTGACCCTGACCCAGTGGGTGGGGCCGGAATACGGCTGGGGTTCCTGGCCGATGCTGATCCTGCTGGTGGTGTCGGTGCTCTCGATCGCCTCGCTCCTGCGCATCGAGAGCCGTGCGGCCGACCCGGTGCTGCCGCCGGTGCTGTTCACCGAGCGCGACTTCAACGTCGCCCAGGTGCTGGGCCTGTTCAGCGGGGCCCTGATGCTCGTGGTGATGGTCTACCTGCCGCAGTACCTGCAGAACGTCAAGGGCGTCACACCCACCACCAGCGGCCTGCTGGTGCTGCCCTTCCTGTTCGGCATGATCGGCGCGCAGATGCTCAGCGCGCCCTACCTGACCCGCACCGGGAAGTACTGGCCGTTCCCCATCGCCGGCGGCATCGTGCTGCTGATCGGGGTGCCGCTGCTGCTCCTGCTCGACACCGGCACCCCCACGGCGGTCGCGTCGTTGCTGCCGTTCGTCACCGGGGTGGGGGCGGGCCTGGTGCTGCAGAGTTCCCTGCTGCTCACCTTCGCCAGCGCCCCCATCGAAGACCTGGGCGCCGCCAGCGGAATGATCAACCTGTTCCGGGGTCTGGGCGGCTCCCTGGGCGTCGCCGTGCTGGGCTCGTTCTACACCCACCGCGTGGAGGACCAGATCGCCACGAGCGGCTTCCCCAGTGCCGTGGTGTCCGGATTCCACGGCGTGGTCCTCGGTTCCGTGGTGCTCAGTGCCCTGTTGCTCGTCACCGGCTTCTTCGTGACCCGGCGCATCATCGCCGGCGACTGA
- a CDS encoding beta-ketoacyl-[acyl-carrier-protein] synthase family protein, with amino-acid sequence MNSATESGISRADRRHPSRRVVITGMGVFSSIGIGTEEFAQGLRTGRNGVSPISAFDPAGFEWSNGCEVRNFEPEKWIERLDPDELGRAEQFSVAASRMAVQDAMLTEDDLREKTVHISIGTTDGESRDLDELAADWVTGGPESMNPALTRRVAAGLLSHAVARELDLVDVEAITLATACSAGNYAIGNGFDAIRIGDADIALCGGADAMCRKSFTSFYRLGTIAPDFCRPFDRDRQGILTGEGAGVLVLESLESAWARGARIHAEVLGYGLSCDAHHPVQPEQSSIARCMRTALDDAGVRPDEVDLISAHGTGTKTNDVTEVRAIRDVYDGDPPRTISLKSMLGHTMGAASALGAIACSLAITHGFIPPTINHRVTDPECEIDCVPNESVEAELNVVQNNGLAFAGNNAVVVLGKVAA; translated from the coding sequence ATGAACAGCGCCACGGAATCCGGAATCTCGCGAGCAGACCGTCGCCATCCGTCCCGCCGCGTCGTCATCACCGGCATGGGCGTCTTCTCGAGCATCGGGATCGGCACCGAGGAGTTCGCGCAGGGCCTGCGCACCGGCCGCAACGGCGTCTCGCCGATCAGTGCCTTCGACCCGGCCGGCTTCGAATGGTCGAACGGCTGCGAGGTGCGCAATTTCGAGCCGGAGAAGTGGATCGAGCGGCTCGACCCGGACGAGCTGGGCCGGGCCGAGCAGTTCTCCGTCGCCGCCTCCCGGATGGCGGTGCAGGACGCGATGCTCACCGAGGACGACCTGCGCGAGAAGACGGTGCACATCTCGATCGGCACCACCGACGGGGAGTCCCGCGACCTGGACGAGCTGGCCGCCGACTGGGTCACCGGCGGCCCGGAATCGATGAACCCGGCCCTCACCCGCCGGGTCGCGGCCGGCCTGCTCTCCCACGCCGTCGCCCGCGAGCTGGATCTCGTCGACGTCGAGGCGATCACCCTGGCCACCGCCTGCTCGGCCGGGAACTACGCCATCGGCAACGGTTTCGACGCGATCCGGATCGGCGACGCGGACATCGCCCTGTGCGGCGGCGCCGACGCCATGTGCCGCAAGTCGTTCACGTCCTTCTACCGGCTGGGCACCATCGCCCCCGACTTCTGCCGCCCGTTCGACCGTGACCGGCAGGGCATCCTCACCGGCGAGGGCGCCGGCGTGCTGGTGCTGGAGAGCCTGGAGTCGGCCTGGGCCCGCGGCGCCCGCATCCACGCCGAGGTGCTCGGCTACGGCCTCAGCTGCGACGCCCACCACCCCGTGCAGCCGGAGCAGTCGAGCATCGCCCGCTGCATGCGCACCGCCCTCGACGACGCCGGCGTGCGACCCGACGAGGTCGACCTGATCTCCGCCCACGGCACCGGCACCAAGACCAACGACGTCACCGAGGTCCGCGCCATCCGCGACGTCTACGACGGCGACCCGCCCCGCACCATCTCGCTGAAGTCGATGCTCGGCCACACCATGGGCGCCGCGAGCGCCCTCGGCGCGATCGCTTGCTCCCTGGCCATCACACACGGCTTCATCCCGCCGACCATCAATCACCGGGTCACCGACCCCGAGTGCGAGATCGACTGCGTCCCCAACGAATCCGTGGAGGCTGAGCTGAACGTGGTGCAGAACAACGGCCTGGCGTTCGCCGGGAACAACGCCGTCGTGGTGCTGGGCAAGGTGGCGGCATGA
- the rfbB gene encoding dTDP-glucose 4,6-dehydratase, translating into MRILVTGGAGFIGSRYVRGLLADEYAGYEGAHVTVLDKLTYAGNRSSLPPDGPRLTFAEGDIRDRELLDRLLPGQDAVVHFAAESHVDRSLRNPSEFALTNVVGTQSLLDACLAHDVHPVVHVSTDEVYGSIDSGTWDENEPLLPNSPYAASKAGSDLMARAYWRTHGLDVRITRCSNNYGPYQHPEKLIPHFITQLLSDGTVPLYGDGGNRREWIHVDDHCRAVHLVLTGGVAGGVYNVGGGTELSNREMTERLLALCDADWDRVRNVPDRKGHDLRYALDDSKIRDELGFEPAVPFGPGLAAVVQWYRDNPLWWKGHDDDREP; encoded by the coding sequence ATGAGGATCCTGGTCACCGGCGGCGCCGGGTTCATCGGGTCGCGGTACGTGCGCGGGCTGCTCGCCGACGAGTACGCCGGGTACGAGGGTGCGCACGTGACCGTACTGGACAAGCTCACCTACGCGGGCAATCGTTCCAGTCTGCCGCCGGACGGCCCGCGGCTGACCTTCGCCGAGGGTGACATCCGCGACCGGGAGCTGCTGGACCGGCTGCTGCCCGGGCAGGACGCCGTGGTGCACTTCGCGGCCGAGTCGCACGTGGACCGGTCGCTGCGCAACCCCTCGGAGTTCGCCCTCACCAACGTGGTCGGCACCCAGAGCCTGCTGGACGCCTGCCTGGCCCACGACGTCCACCCGGTGGTCCACGTCTCGACCGACGAGGTCTACGGCTCGATCGACTCCGGCACCTGGGACGAGAACGAGCCGCTGCTGCCGAACTCACCCTACGCGGCGTCGAAGGCCGGCAGTGACCTGATGGCCCGGGCCTACTGGCGCACCCACGGCCTGGACGTGCGGATCACCCGCTGCTCCAACAACTACGGCCCGTATCAGCATCCGGAGAAGCTGATCCCGCACTTCATCACGCAGCTGCTGTCGGACGGCACGGTGCCGCTGTACGGCGACGGAGGCAACCGCCGCGAGTGGATCCATGTCGACGACCACTGCCGGGCGGTGCATCTGGTACTCACCGGCGGGGTGGCGGGCGGTGTCTACAACGTGGGCGGCGGCACCGAGCTGTCGAACCGGGAGATGACCGAACGGCTGCTGGCCCTGTGCGACGCGGACTGGGACCGGGTGCGGAACGTGCCGGACCGCAAGGGGCACGACCTGCGCTACGCGCTCGACGATTCGAAGATCCGCGATGAGCTGGGGTTCGAGCCGGCGGTGCCGTTCGGGCCGGGCCTGGCCGCGGTGGTGCAGTGGTACCGCGACAACCCCCTCTGGTGGAAGGGGCACGACGATGATCGGGAACCCTGA
- a CDS encoding NDP-hexose 2,3-dehydratase family protein, whose product MGRFTTSAEMVDDGVTSGDEFVLWLKQQREEHPHEVTRIPFADLDGWDFDGRTGNLAHRSGRFFTIEGVRVQTDHATWEQPIIDQPEIGILGILVKEFGGVLHCLIQAKAEPGNPDGLQLCPTVQATRSNYTGAHGGRAVPYLEYFRGEGGARTLVDSLQSEQTSWFLGKRNRNVVVEVSTDVPLLEGFCWLTIGQLHQLLLTDNRVNMDTRTVLSCIPFGVPGGPARGDAPPEYREGLLRSMAPAAPSLHTDGEVLGWLTEIRARREFRRRVVPLADIGHWHRSDDEIAHDEGTFFRVIAVDVRAGNREVTRWTQPLLAPVGPGRVTLLVRRIGGVLHLLLQARSSAGVFDLAELAPTVQYRPGNYAEDPPFAGFCGGQTRYDTVQSEEGGRFHHALNRYQIIEIDDEVEAPEGFRWLTVHQVTRLLEHGNYVNVEMRSLLAGLHVTW is encoded by the coding sequence ATGGGTCGTTTCACCACCTCCGCGGAAATGGTGGACGACGGGGTCACCAGCGGTGACGAGTTCGTCCTCTGGCTCAAACAGCAGCGCGAGGAGCACCCGCACGAGGTGACCCGGATTCCGTTCGCCGACCTGGACGGCTGGGATTTCGACGGGCGCACCGGGAACCTGGCCCACCGCAGCGGCCGGTTCTTCACGATCGAGGGCGTGCGGGTGCAGACCGATCACGCGACCTGGGAGCAGCCGATCATCGATCAGCCCGAGATCGGGATCCTCGGCATCCTGGTCAAGGAGTTCGGCGGGGTGCTGCACTGCCTGATCCAGGCCAAGGCCGAGCCGGGCAACCCGGACGGGTTGCAGCTGTGCCCGACGGTGCAGGCCACGCGCAGCAACTACACCGGGGCGCACGGCGGCCGGGCGGTGCCCTACCTGGAGTACTTCCGCGGCGAGGGCGGCGCCCGGACGCTCGTCGACTCGCTCCAGTCGGAGCAGACCTCGTGGTTCCTGGGTAAACGCAACCGCAACGTGGTCGTCGAGGTGAGCACCGACGTCCCCTTGCTGGAGGGCTTCTGCTGGCTGACCATCGGTCAGCTGCACCAGCTGCTGCTCACCGACAACCGGGTGAACATGGACACGCGAACGGTGCTGTCCTGCATCCCCTTCGGGGTGCCCGGCGGCCCGGCCCGGGGCGACGCGCCACCGGAGTACCGCGAGGGCCTGCTGCGGTCGATGGCACCGGCCGCCCCGTCGCTGCACACCGACGGGGAGGTGCTCGGCTGGCTGACGGAGATCCGCGCCCGGCGCGAGTTCCGGCGCCGGGTGGTGCCTCTGGCCGACATCGGGCACTGGCACCGGTCGGACGACGAGATCGCCCACGACGAGGGCACGTTCTTCCGGGTGATCGCCGTCGACGTGCGGGCCGGCAACCGGGAGGTGACGCGGTGGACCCAGCCGTTGCTGGCGCCGGTGGGTCCCGGGCGGGTGACCCTGCTGGTGCGCCGCATCGGCGGGGTGCTGCACCTGCTGCTGCAGGCCCGCTCCAGTGCCGGGGTGTTCGATCTCGCCGAACTCGCGCCGACCGTTCAGTACCGGCCCGGGAACTACGCCGAGGATCCACCGTTCGCCGGTTTCTGCGGTGGGCAGACGCGGTACGACACCGTGCAGTCCGAGGAGGGCGGCCGGTTCCATCACGCGCTGAACCGTTACCAGATCATCGAGATCGACGACGAGGTCGAGGCTCCTGAGGGATTTCGCTGGCTGACCGTGCACCAGGTCACGCGTCTGCTCGAGCACGGCAACTACGTCAACGTCGAGATGCGCAGCCTGCTGGCCGGTCTGCACGTCACGTGGTGA